In the Drosophila takahashii strain IR98-3 E-12201 chromosome 3R, DtakHiC1v2, whole genome shotgun sequence genome, one interval contains:
- the LOC108056176 gene encoding techylectin-5A, producing the protein MEMMVRSEKILLKRMVSLVSLKKFSLIFLLAWSSVFWGSSCTVYRIRKSDMGLKTLEELVSIRKTLDRQTVKLNGLERNLHRVLSKVLFLSDADVHAPGRFSSKADPLTELSERLNKLLKRLNQLENLDLDSIKNLETSLEPNLQKDVPKVDFNQPAKSDCYELDEDLRVDGVYRFLVPERNEVHRDLHERYCAFATDGPAWTVIQNRGGAFDPIENFNRTWDEYRAGFGNLSRDFWFGNEFTHKILYRDDHELRVELQEEEEQEAADWAEYPVFRLDSERYNYQLLVEGEIRGSLPGALEQLNGMDFSTYDRRRDPQDPESTGDSSCAQEYGGGWWFDRCSQSNLNGELGVHQRRSPAIIWSNWRTGTEKPKRSRMMIRPVNPIPGGYFYEE; encoded by the exons ttgattttcctGCTGGCCTGGAGCTCTGTTTTTTGGGGAAGCAGCTGTACTGTATATCGGATAAGAAAGTCTGATATGGGCTTGAAAACTTTGGAGGAGCTAGTCTCAATAAGAAAGACTTTGGATAGGCAGACTGTGAAGCTTAATGGATTGGAGAGAAATCTTCACCGCGTGCTGAGCAAGGTGCTCTTTCTCTCCGATGCGGATGTGCATGCCCCAGGAAGATTCTCCTCCAAGGCAGATCCTTTGACAGAGCTATCAGAGCGTCTAAATAAATTGCTTAAGAGACTAAACCAGTTGGAGAATCTAGATCTGGattctataaaaaatttagaaacttCTTTGGAACCGAACTTACAAAAGGATGTGCCAAAAGTTG ATTTCAACCAGCCTGCCAAATCGGATTGTTACGAACTGGACGAAGACCTGCGAGTAGATGGCGTCTATAGGTTCCTGGTTCCCGAGCGGAATGAAGTCCATCGCGATTTGCACGAGCGTTACTGCGCCTTTGCCACCGATGGTCCCGCCTGGACGGTGATCCAGAACCGAGGTGGCGCCTTCGATCCCATCGAGAACTTTAATCGCACTTGGGACGAGTATCGCGCGGGTTTTGGCAATTTATCCCGGGATTTCTGGTTCGGCAACGAGTTCACGCACAAGATTCTCTATCGCGACGATCATGAGTTGAGGGTCGAgttgcaggaggaggaggagcaggaagcCGCAGATTGGGCGGAGTATCCAGTTTTCCGGCTGGACAGCGAGCGCTACAACTATCAGCTTTTGGTGGAGGGAGAGATCCGGGGTTCGCTACCAGGTGCCTTGGAGCAGCTGAATGGAATGGATTTCAGCACCTACGATCGGCGGAGGGATCCCCAGGATCCCGAGAGCACCGGGGATTCCAGCTGTGCCCAGGAGTACGGCGGAGGTTGGTGGTTCGATCGCTGCTCGCAGTCCAATCTGAATGGAGAACTTGGTGTCCACCAGAGACGGAGTCCAGCCATCATCTGGTCGAATTGGCGGACGGGGaccgaaaaaccgaaaaggtCGCGCATGATGATACGACCCGTGAACCCAATTCCGGGGGGCTACTTTTACGAGGAGTAG